One Aquarana catesbeiana isolate 2022-GZ linkage group LG11, ASM4218655v1, whole genome shotgun sequence genomic window carries:
- the LOC141111719 gene encoding uncharacterized protein has protein sequence METNYLKEMNCQDNPLPTNTQYRKAIGKLLYLTTATRPDIAATVGILCRKVSMSSKKDWNAVKRIIRYLKGISHYKLKLPASDESTLTGYVDADWAGDTSDRKSTSGHLFFLSGGAISWIVESNSVTLSSTEAEYVVAEQASQEVIWLNRLGSTTVGTNRNL, from the coding sequence ATGGAAACCAACTACCTAAAAGAGATGAATTGTCAAGATAACCCATTACCTACTAACACTCAATACAGAAAAGCAATAGGGAAATTGCTGTACCTTACTACTGCTACAAGGCCGGACATTGCAGCAACTGTTGGAATCCTATGCAGAAAGGTTTCGATGTCAAGTAAAaaggactggaatgctgtaaagcgaATCATTCGATATCTTAAAGGGATTTCGCACTACAAGTTAAAGTTACCAGCAAGTGATGAAAGCACCCTaacaggatatgtggatgctgactggGCAGGAGACACCAGTGACAGAAAATCTACCAGTGGCCACTTATTCTTTCTGTCAGGTGGTGCCATCAGTTGGATAGTAGAAAGCAACTCTGTTACACTGTCGTCTACTGAAGCAGAATATGTCGTTGCAGAGCAGGCAAGCCAAGAAGTTATATGGCTGAACAGACTTGGGTCAACCACAGTTGGGACCAACAGAAATCTATGA